A segment of the Fusobacterium ulcerans genome:
TGTACTCATACTTCTGAACCTGGATGTGCTGTAATCAAAGCTGTTGAATCAGGAGAAATTTCTCAGGAAAGGCTGGATAACTACTTCAAATTAAAAAAAGAAATAGTTAATACTCAAAACAAACTTTTACATGGACATAAATTTATGGAAAAAGAAAAAGTAAAAAATATGATGGGATCATTAAGTGCAAGAAAAAAGCTTAGTAATAAGTAGCTTCCCACTTATACAATATCTGCCTTTTATTTTTGACATAGTAAATATCCTGTGTTAGAATACAGATACCCCTAGCAGTATAAAGGATGGTGTAAAAATGAAAAAATGTATGGACTCTAAGACTCTTCATGTAAGAATAAAAAAAATCATTGGGCAGTTAAATGCTATAGATAAAATGATTGATGAAGATATTCCATGTGAAGATGTTCTTATTCAAGTAAATGCTACCAAAAGTGCATTACATAAAGTAGGGCAGGTAATATTGGAAGGGCATTTGAATCATTGTGTTCGTGAAGGAATTGAACATGGAGATTCAGAAAAAACTATTGAAAAATTTACTAAAGCTATTGAGCAGTTTTCAAGAATGTAGCTACTAAAAAATTTAAAAGAAAAAGAGGATTCCTCTAAGGAGAAAAGTATTGAATCTAATTTCCTTGAAGATATCCTCTTTTTTAATTCAGACAGATTTTTTACTGTCTTATTTTATCTTAATAGTTTTCAGCTTTTCTTTCAAAGTAAGCTTTAGCAAATCCACAAGTTGGACAGCTTTCAGGAGCTTCAGCACCATAATGTACATGTCCGCACTGTCTGCACATCCATTTAGTTTCTCCCTCATTTTTGAATACAAGGTTTTTCTCAACATTAGCAAGAAGTTTTAAGTATCTTTCTTCATGCTCTTTTTCTACTCTAGCTACATTTTCAAATTTAACAGCTAACTCTTCAAATCCTTCTTCTCTTGCTTCTTTAGCCATACGAGCATACATATCTGTCCACTCGCCATTTTCTCCCTCAGCAGCAGTTTTTAAGTTTTCAGCTGTATTTCCAAGTCCGTGGAATTCTTCATACCACATTTTAGCATGTTGGCTCTCTTGCTCAGAAGTTTCCATAAATATAGCAGCTATTTGTTCAAATCCTTCTCTTTGTGCTACTTGTGAGAAATATTTATATTTGTTTCTAGCTTGTGATTCTCCAGAAAAAGCTTCCATAAGATTTTTCTCAGTTTTAGTTCCTGCATATTTGCTTCCAGAAGCTTTCTCTTCTTCTACTAAAACAAATTTGTCTGCCCCTTGTTTACATACTGGGCACTTTTCAGGTGCAGTTTCCCCTTCATGAATATATCCACATACTGTACATCTAAATTTTTTCATACTATCCTCTCCTTTTCCTAATTCTTTACTTCTATCATAATATTGAGTATGCAGCATTTCTTCTGCCAGCTCACTCAATGGATGACCATAAAATTCTTTGTATAACGCTATTATTTCACTATTTTCATGACTGCTTCTTATTGGTGTAAGTGTATCTTTTTTATATAGGCTGTCTATTCTTTTCTGATTTATCTCATCTCTTTCTGCATCGAGATCTTTAGGCTGACCTCCTCCACCAATACATCCACCTGGACAAGTCATCACTTCTATAAAATGATATGATTTCTCACCATTTTTAACTTTCTCTATAACCTTATCTGCATTCTCTGTACCATATATTACTGCTACATTTACAGTTAAGTCTCCAACCTTTATTCCAGCTTCTTTTATTCCTCCCATTCCACGAACTTCTTTTAATTCGAATAAGTCAGCAGGTGCTTTTTCATGAGTAACATACTCATAAGCTGTACGAAGTGCTGCTTCCATTACTCCACCTGTGTTTCCGAATATTATTCCTGCTCCTGTAGATTCTCCCATCACTTTATCAAATGATGATTCTTCTAAAGCTTTAAAATCCACTCCTGCTTCTTTAGCCCAAAGAGCCAGCTCTCTTGTAGTGATTACATAATCCATATCACGCATATCTTCTATTCCAAGTTTTTTACCAGCATCTTTCATTTCATCTCTGCGAATTTCAAACTTTTTCGCTGTACATGGCGTTACAGCTACATTTACTATTTTTTCAGGGTCAATATTCATCTTTTTAGCAAAATAAGTTTTTATAGTTGGACCCTGCATTCCAATAGGGCTCTTTGCAGTAGACAGATTAGGCAGTATTTCTGGATGATAGATCTCTGCATATTTTACCCATGCTGGACAGCAGCTTGTAAACTGCGGCAAAGGTTTGCTTCCAGTAGTTATTCTTTGAATAAGTTCGCTTGCTTCCTCCACTATAGTAAGGTCGGCTGCAAAGTTAGTATCAAGAATATAGTTTCCTCCCAATGCTCTCAAAAGAGATACCATCTTTCCTTCTACTAAGCTCCCTTTCTCCATTCCAAATTCTTCACCCAAGGCTACTCTTACTGAAGGAGAAGTTGAAAAAATAACTATCTTATCTTTGTTTTTTACTGCTTCAGCAATCTGCTGATACTCGTATTTTTCTGTGATACTGCTTGCTGGACATACATTAGCACATTGACCACAGTTAATACAAACAGCTGTATCATTTGTATCTTTCAAACTGTATGTTCCATGTACACCTATGTAATCACGGCATATATCTCTGCACATACCACACTTAATACATTTTTCTTCAAAACGCATAATTGACGGATTATCAAGCTCAATAGGAACTCTGATATCCATTGATAAGTGTTTACTCACGGCATTTCCTCCTAAAATTACATTTTTTCTTACATTTTTTTCTTACACTCTTTACATATTCCTACAAACTCTAAATTATGACTTTCTATTAAAAACCCATCTTCATCTTCGTGATTGATAATCTCGTGATAAGGATAAGTACTGTCAATTATTTTTCCACAGATTTTACATCTCAAATGATAATGTTTTTCTGTATGAGGATCATATCTGTCCTCTCCATCTGGAGAACTTATCTTAGTAATTATTCCATCTTTTTCAGCTTCATTCAATACTCTGAAAACAGTGGCTCTACTTACTTTATATCCTCTTTTTTCCAGTTCTTCCATTAATACAGCAGCAGTAGGATGGTTGTCTAGTTCTTTTATTACTTCAAAT
Coding sequences within it:
- a CDS encoding Fur family transcriptional regulator: MKRNTPQKKAIFEVIKELDNHPTAAVLMEELEKRGYKVSRATVFRVLNEAEKDGIITKISSPDGEDRYDPHTEKHYHLRCKICGKIIDSTYPYHEIINHEDEDGFLIESHNLEFVGICKECKKKM
- a CDS encoding metal-sensing transcriptional repressor → MKKCMDSKTLHVRIKKIIGQLNAIDKMIDEDIPCEDVLIQVNATKSALHKVGQVILEGHLNHCVREGIEHGDSEKTIEKFTKAIEQFSRM